Proteins from a genomic interval of Rosa chinensis cultivar Old Blush chromosome 2, RchiOBHm-V2, whole genome shotgun sequence:
- the LOC112186080 gene encoding uncharacterized protein LOC112186080 isoform X1 yields MLVFSNIQVRLKRYLEMRGADGGPALEKLMCFACILGNKLSYCNLLFPDRFACISIGYGMEAIYFDEGARNSRAHQLETRALDVTFREELKAVN; encoded by the exons ATGTTGGTCTTTTCCAATATTCAGGTCAGGTTGAAGAGATACTTGGAGATGAGGGGTGCTGATGGAGGACCAGCCTTGGAGAAGCTTATGTGCTTTGCTTGCATTTTGGGTAATAAGCTAAGCTACTGCAACCTTCTCTTTCCAGATCGCTTTGCTTGCATTTCAATTGG ATATGGCATGGAGGCCATCTATTTTGATGAAGGTGCAAGGAACTCAAGAGCACACCAACTGGAAACAAGAGCATTGGAT GTGACCTTTCGTGAAGAGTTGAAAGCAGTAAATTAA
- the LOC112186080 gene encoding protein ROOT HAIR DEFECTIVE 3-like isoform X2, with protein sequence MRGADGGPALEKLMCFACILGNKLSYCNLLFPDRFACISIGYGMEAIYFDEGARNSRAHQLETRALDVTFREELKAVN encoded by the exons ATGAGGGGTGCTGATGGAGGACCAGCCTTGGAGAAGCTTATGTGCTTTGCTTGCATTTTGGGTAATAAGCTAAGCTACTGCAACCTTCTCTTTCCAGATCGCTTTGCTTGCATTTCAATTGG ATATGGCATGGAGGCCATCTATTTTGATGAAGGTGCAAGGAACTCAAGAGCACACCAACTGGAAACAAGAGCATTGGAT GTGACCTTTCGTGAAGAGTTGAAAGCAGTAAATTAA